The Syntrophobacterales bacterium genome includes a window with the following:
- a CDS encoding ABC transporter ATP-binding protein — protein sequence MTVPLLEVEGLTKSFGGLHAVNDIRLRMEQKEIIGLIGPNGAGKTTLLRLLTGILKPNAGSVVFKGKQIIGMKIWDIVNLGIAGTFQNMRPFRRLPIIANVMVSCLSPRVMKKGEWVKVVEAKAMDALEFAGISDMALEKASTLSQGDLKRLEVARAVATEPELLLLDEPFGGLSPAETELMAKSIHRLHKGGRFGRLHSEGPAMIIVEHKLQQLMKIVDRIIVLNFGQILAEGTPDEVVNNPLVIEAYLGKGGGQ from the coding sequence ATGACCGTGCCGCTTCTGGAGGTAGAAGGATTAACGAAGAGTTTCGGCGGTCTGCATGCGGTCAACGACATCAGGCTGCGGATGGAGCAAAAGGAAATCATCGGCCTCATCGGTCCGAACGGCGCCGGTAAAACCACCCTGCTGCGGCTTCTCACCGGAATATTGAAACCTAATGCGGGAAGCGTTGTTTTCAAGGGAAAACAGATCATTGGCATGAAGATCTGGGACATCGTCAACTTGGGAATAGCGGGCACCTTTCAAAATATGAGGCCGTTTCGCCGCCTTCCCATTATCGCCAATGTGATGGTTTCCTGCCTCTCCCCCCGGGTCATGAAAAAAGGGGAGTGGGTGAAGGTTGTGGAGGCAAAGGCCATGGACGCCCTCGAATTTGCAGGCATTTCTGACATGGCGTTGGAAAAGGCCTCCACGCTGTCGCAGGGGGACTTGAAGAGGCTGGAAGTGGCGCGGGCGGTGGCGACGGAGCCGGAATTGCTGCTCCTGGATGAACCATTCGGCGGACTCAGCCCGGCAGAGACGGAGTTGATGGCAAAATCCATCCACCGGCTCCACAAGGGCGGACGCTTTGGACGTCTGCACAGCGAGGGACCAGCGATGATCATCGTGGAGCATAAATTACAGCAGCTTATGAAGATAGTGGATCGAATCATTGTCCTTAACTTCGGCCAGATTCTTGCCGAGGGAACCCCGGACGAGGTGGTGAATAATCCGCTGGTAATCGAGGCCTATCTGGGGAAAGGGGGAGGACAATAG
- a CDS encoding ABC transporter substrate-binding protein: protein MKRATWIGSIVLSAFLVITLAFPVGARTIKIGVIGPMNFVQGKGHWNGAIMGAEEINAKGGVQVGKEKMKIELVKADSNEFLSLTDATNAIERLITSDKVDFIVGGFRTEAVLAMQDIAMDYKKIFMSAGAAHPELCTRVAKDYNRYKYFFRVTPFNSSYLVRTSFAHMGYVGAILKKELQLPKVKVAIVAEKAVWVDPMIAAAQSVIPKMGMDVVGIWRPSAVATDVTAELAAIQKSGANLIFTIFSSSVGIPFARQAGELKIPAVQVGINVEAQKDGFWEATKGMGNYVFTTNTYVRGVEYNNLTAPFVEAYYKRFGEVPTYTADTHTAIVQGLVPSIEAVGSLDADKIVAHLENREYLVPSGKVKYEKDAQGRPTHDLTWGPGYLTSLGVQWQDGKLVGVWPNKWVAAPGAPEITYKGIVPYKIPPWMK from the coding sequence ATGAAAAGAGCTACTTGGATAGGAAGTATTGTACTCTCAGCGTTTCTGGTCATCACGCTGGCATTTCCCGTTGGGGCGCGCACCATCAAAATCGGCGTCATCGGGCCGATGAATTTCGTTCAGGGCAAGGGGCATTGGAACGGCGCCATAATGGGAGCTGAGGAAATCAACGCCAAAGGAGGCGTGCAGGTCGGCAAGGAAAAGATGAAAATCGAATTGGTAAAAGCCGATTCCAATGAATTTTTAAGCCTGACCGATGCCACGAACGCCATTGAAAGGCTGATCACCAGCGACAAGGTCGATTTTATCGTCGGCGGCTTTAGGACGGAGGCGGTGCTGGCAATGCAGGACATCGCCATGGACTATAAAAAAATATTCATGAGCGCCGGGGCCGCCCATCCCGAGCTCTGTACAAGGGTTGCAAAAGACTATAACCGCTACAAATACTTTTTCCGCGTAACCCCCTTCAACTCCTCGTATCTGGTCAGAACCAGCTTTGCCCATATGGGATATGTCGGAGCGATCCTGAAAAAGGAGCTGCAATTGCCGAAGGTGAAAGTGGCAATCGTCGCCGAAAAGGCGGTATGGGTTGATCCGATGATTGCGGCGGCCCAAAGCGTCATCCCCAAAATGGGCATGGACGTCGTTGGGATATGGCGCCCCTCGGCGGTTGCCACGGACGTCACCGCGGAGCTCGCCGCCATTCAGAAAAGCGGCGCCAATTTAATCTTTACAATCTTTTCCTCCTCCGTCGGGATTCCGTTTGCCCGCCAGGCCGGGGAATTAAAAATACCGGCAGTTCAAGTGGGAATAAATGTTGAGGCCCAGAAGGATGGCTTCTGGGAGGCCACCAAAGGCATGGGAAATTATGTTTTTACAACCAACACCTACGTCCGGGGGGTGGAATACAACAATCTGACGGCGCCCTTCGTTGAGGCCTATTACAAGCGCTTTGGAGAAGTCCCCACTTATACTGCAGACACCCACACGGCAATCGTGCAAGGCCTTGTCCCCTCCATTGAGGCCGTAGGAAGCCTCGATGCCGACAAGATCGTCGCCCACCTGGAAAACCGGGAATACCTTGTCCCCAGCGGCAAGGTGAAATACGAAAAAGACGCCCAGGGCCGCCCCACCCATGATCTCACCTGGGGTCCCGGGTATCTGACCAGCTTGGGCGTTCAATGGCAGGACGGCAAACTCGTCGGGGTATGGCCCAATAAATGGGTTGCCGCCCCCGGTGCGCCCGAGATCACCTATAAGGGAATCGTTCCTTACAAAATACCTCCCTGGATGAAATAA
- a CDS encoding tetratricopeptide repeat protein, producing MRKTVIFCFCLLLSSLFSLAHAEGKAALQQGSDQYQQENYEEAIELFTEARRQEPASSRAAFFLGMAYKQVLDYQKAVGHLRDAATLAPPVKEALVDLIDALYQIDQLAEAKKWVGTAESAGVSPPRVAFLKGLILAKANNNQEAITAFEKSKQLEPILAQAADFQIGIINIKERKLEKAKARFQAIILQDPLSDLAGFARQYQAMVEERLYQERPLHLTVGVMGGYDTNIASNPLDSPAAVNVTDAKGEYLSSNVRLDYTPRLTEPWLFNAQYSAASTVYSKFTHSHDSLANSFSVSPGYNFGRFAFNLNASYTNVLLRTDPYMYLDPERSSPGYKRYLDYLSVGPAFRYFMNQEHILEVFFGYDKKNYHHQTVNLPDDERDTVGLREYVSWIWLFKENSFLNLRYDFAREHADGRKWDNNGHRLTLNLSLPVTSEELGKRLGPITLQLTGSAYFQRYSYEINWPPLETRSDNVYTASAGLTWRFWKYASLIAQYTRTQSDSNVWMYEYNRDQYALGCEFRY from the coding sequence ATGAGAAAAACGGTCATTTTCTGTTTTTGCCTGCTCCTTTCATCGCTGTTTTCCTTGGCTCATGCTGAAGGAAAAGCGGCGCTTCAGCAGGGGAGCGACCAATACCAGCAGGAAAACTATGAAGAGGCGATAGAGCTTTTTACCGAGGCGCGCCGACAGGAACCGGCATCATCCCGGGCGGCTTTTTTCCTGGGGATGGCCTATAAACAGGTGCTGGACTATCAAAAAGCCGTCGGCCATTTGCGGGATGCGGCCACCCTCGCGCCGCCGGTCAAAGAGGCGCTGGTTGATCTTATCGACGCCCTCTACCAGATAGACCAACTGGCCGAGGCCAAAAAATGGGTCGGGACGGCGGAAAGCGCTGGCGTTTCCCCTCCCCGCGTGGCTTTCTTGAAAGGCCTCATCCTTGCCAAGGCGAACAACAACCAGGAAGCCATTACAGCCTTTGAAAAATCCAAGCAGCTTGAACCGATTCTTGCGCAGGCCGCAGATTTTCAGATAGGGATTATCAACATCAAGGAGAGAAAACTGGAAAAAGCCAAGGCCCGCTTTCAGGCAATCATCCTGCAGGATCCGCTGTCCGATTTGGCTGGCTTTGCCCGCCAGTACCAGGCCATGGTGGAAGAGCGACTCTATCAGGAAAGGCCTCTGCATTTGACCGTGGGCGTAATGGGCGGCTATGACACCAACATCGCTTCGAACCCTCTTGATTCTCCGGCGGCTGTAAATGTTACGGACGCGAAAGGGGAGTATCTCTCCTCGAACGTGCGTCTCGATTATACCCCAAGGCTTACGGAACCATGGCTTTTCAACGCCCAGTATTCCGCCGCTTCCACGGTATATTCCAAGTTCACCCATTCCCATGATTCGCTGGCCAACAGTTTTTCCGTCTCTCCGGGATACAATTTCGGCCGCTTCGCCTTTAATCTGAACGCGAGTTACACAAACGTCCTGTTGCGGACCGACCCGTACATGTATCTTGACCCGGAAAGGAGCAGCCCGGGCTATAAGAGATATCTGGATTACCTTTCAGTAGGACCGGCCTTCCGCTATTTTATGAATCAAGAGCATATCCTTGAAGTATTTTTCGGTTACGACAAAAAGAATTACCACCACCAGACTGTTAATCTGCCCGACGACGAACGCGACACCGTGGGCTTAAGGGAGTACGTAAGTTGGATTTGGCTCTTCAAGGAGAACTCCTTCCTCAATCTCCGTTACGACTTCGCCAGGGAACATGCCGACGGGCGGAAATGGGACAACAACGGCCATCGCCTCACGTTAAATCTCAGTTTGCCGGTCACTTCGGAAGAGCTGGGCAAACGTCTCGGCCCAATCACGCTGCAGCTTACCGGCAGCGCCTATTTTCAGCGGTACAGCTATGAAATTAATTGGCCGCCGTTGGAGACGAGGAGCGACAATGTTTATACCGCCTCCGCAGGCCTGACCTGGCGGTTTTGGAAATACGCCAGTCTGATCGCCCAATATACGAGAACGCAAAGCGACTCGAACGTCTGGATGTACGAATACAACCGCGACCAATATGCGCTTGGTTGCGAGTTCAGGTATTAA
- the uvrA gene encoding excinuclease ABC subunit UvrA, giving the protein MNFIKVRGASQHNLKHINIDIPRDCLVVITGVSGSGKSSLAFDTIYAEGQRRYVESLSTYARQFIGQMDKPDVESIEGLSPAIAIEQRMTSHNPRSTVGTVTEIYDYLRLLFARAGIPHCPKCGREIKAQTIDAMLETVLAYPANARVTISAPLVRGRKGEFQKEFKKLLKDGYTRVRVNGELKELSEDIVLDKNRKQEIDVIIDRLVIKEGIRGRLRESLEAAAGLSDGLVRIGLAGGKDVLFSERYACPDCSVSMPELSPRMFSFNTPYGACPDCSGLGTRMYFDEELVVPDRSLSIREGAIVPWSGRHYLHYFNMIDALSSHFGFDINTPFQDLPEKITAVLLYGSGEENIRFYADRSGRRFFHTRPFEGILNELDRRYKETTSLHVRMDLSRFINLRECPTCHGARLKPESLAVTVGGKNIHELCCLSLRECREFVAAISFSLQEFQITERVMKEIKTRLGFLLDVGMDYLTLERAAGSLSGGEGQRIRLATQIGSGLVGVLYVLDEPTVGLHQRDNIRLIATLKRLRDMGNTVLVVEHDRDMMMEADQIIDIGPGAGMFGGEVIFQGTAEEICRSENSLTGQYLSGRKSIPVPHKRRPLPERFIVLEGANEHNLQNIDIRIPVGIFTAVTGVSGSGKSTMVIETLYKALARRINQERMGGGKVRRIADFGGIERVILMNQQPIGRTPRSNPVTYTGIFSHIRELFTGLPEARLRGYKAGRFSFNVKGGRCEACEGNGLIKIEMHFLPDVYVTCDTCHGRRFNPDTLEIRYKGKNIAEILEMTVEQALSFFEHILSIREKLQLLYDVGLGYIHLGQSATTLSGGEAQRIKLSRELGKRANSNTLYILDEPTIGLHFSDIQKLLDVLMRLVDMGNTVILIEHNLDMVKSADYIIDLGPEGGPGGGRIVATGTPEEVAKAKNSHTGRFLRELL; this is encoded by the coding sequence ATGAATTTTATCAAGGTACGGGGCGCATCCCAGCACAATCTGAAACACATAAATATTGACATTCCCAGGGATTGCTTAGTTGTGATCACCGGGGTTAGCGGTTCCGGAAAATCATCCCTGGCGTTCGACACCATTTATGCCGAGGGTCAGCGGCGCTACGTGGAGTCCCTTTCCACCTACGCCCGGCAGTTCATCGGTCAGATGGACAAACCGGATGTGGAGTCCATCGAGGGGCTTTCCCCCGCCATTGCGATCGAGCAGCGGATGACCTCCCACAATCCCCGCTCCACCGTGGGGACGGTGACGGAGATTTACGATTATTTGAGGCTGCTTTTTGCCAGGGCGGGCATTCCCCACTGCCCGAAATGCGGTCGGGAGATCAAGGCCCAGACGATCGACGCCATGCTGGAGACGGTTCTTGCCTATCCGGCAAACGCCCGGGTGACGATCTCGGCACCCCTTGTCCGCGGCCGCAAGGGTGAATTTCAAAAGGAGTTCAAAAAGCTGCTGAAGGACGGTTACACCCGTGTCCGCGTCAATGGCGAGCTCAAGGAACTTTCCGAAGATATTGTCCTCGACAAGAACCGCAAGCAAGAGATTGACGTTATCATCGATCGCCTTGTCATCAAGGAGGGAATCAGAGGGAGGCTTCGCGAATCGCTGGAAGCCGCGGCCGGTCTTTCCGACGGACTGGTGCGCATCGGTCTCGCGGGCGGGAAGGATGTCCTCTTCAGCGAACGCTATGCCTGTCCTGATTGCAGCGTCAGCATGCCGGAGCTCTCCCCGCGGATGTTTTCGTTCAACACCCCCTATGGGGCGTGTCCCGATTGCAGCGGGTTGGGAACCCGGATGTATTTTGATGAAGAGCTTGTCGTTCCTGATCGCAGTCTTTCGATTCGCGAGGGGGCGATCGTTCCCTGGTCGGGGCGTCACTATCTCCATTATTTTAACATGATCGATGCGCTTTCCAGCCATTTTGGCTTCGATATCAACACGCCCTTTCAGGATCTGCCGGAGAAAATCACGGCGGTGCTGCTCTATGGTTCCGGGGAGGAGAATATTCGCTTCTACGCCGATCGTAGCGGCCGACGTTTTTTTCACACCCGTCCGTTCGAGGGGATACTCAATGAGCTCGACCGCAGGTACAAGGAGACCACGTCGCTGCATGTGCGGATGGATCTGTCCCGCTTCATCAACCTCCGGGAGTGTCCGACCTGCCACGGCGCCCGCCTGAAACCGGAGAGCCTGGCGGTAACCGTCGGCGGAAAAAATATCCACGAGCTGTGCTGCCTTTCCCTTCGCGAATGCCGGGAGTTTGTGGCGGCGATTTCGTTTTCTCTGCAGGAGTTCCAGATCACCGAGCGGGTGATGAAGGAGATCAAGACGCGACTGGGCTTCCTGCTCGATGTCGGGATGGATTACCTGACCCTGGAGCGGGCGGCGGGCAGCCTCTCCGGGGGGGAGGGACAGAGAATCCGCCTGGCCACCCAGATCGGTTCGGGGCTGGTCGGGGTTCTCTACGTCCTGGATGAGCCGACCGTCGGTTTGCACCAGCGGGACAATATCCGCCTGATTGCAACCTTGAAGCGGCTGCGCGATATGGGCAACACCGTCCTTGTCGTCGAGCACGACCGGGACATGATGATGGAAGCGGATCAGATTATTGACATTGGCCCGGGGGCGGGAATGTTCGGGGGCGAGGTTATCTTTCAGGGGACGGCGGAGGAGATCTGCCGTTCGGAAAATTCGCTGACCGGACAGTACCTTTCCGGCCGGAAGTCGATCCCTGTTCCTCATAAAAGAAGGCCGCTTCCGGAACGTTTTATTGTTTTGGAGGGGGCTAATGAGCATAATCTGCAAAATATTGACATAAGAATCCCGGTCGGCATCTTCACCGCGGTGACCGGGGTTTCCGGCTCCGGGAAAAGCACGATGGTGATCGAAACCCTCTACAAGGCGCTGGCCCGGAGAATCAACCAGGAGCGCATGGGCGGCGGCAAGGTGCGACGCATTGCCGATTTCGGCGGCATCGAGCGGGTCATCCTGATGAACCAGCAGCCGATCGGACGGACGCCGCGTTCGAACCCTGTTACCTATACCGGCATTTTTTCCCACATCCGGGAACTTTTCACCGGTCTTCCCGAGGCGAGACTCCGCGGCTACAAGGCGGGACGCTTCAGCTTCAACGTCAAGGGCGGGCGGTGCGAGGCGTGCGAGGGGAACGGTCTGATCAAGATCGAGATGCACTTCCTGCCGGACGTGTATGTGACCTGCGACACCTGTCATGGCCGACGGTTCAATCCAGACACCCTCGAGATCCGCTACAAAGGCAAAAACATCGCCGAAATCCTGGAGATGACCGTCGAGCAGGCGCTCTCCTTTTTCGAGCATATCCTGTCGATCCGCGAGAAGCTTCAGCTTTTGTACGATGTGGGCCTGGGGTACATCCATCTCGGCCAGTCGGCGACGACCCTCTCCGGCGGCGAGGCGCAGCGGATCAAACTCTCCCGCGAACTGGGGAAACGGGCCAACAGCAACACCCTCTACATCCTCGACGAACCGACGATCGGCCTCCACTTTTCCGACATCCAGAAGCTGCTTGACGTTTTGATGCGCCTCGTGGACATGGGAAACACCGTCATCCTGATCGAGCACAACCTCGACATGGTCAAGTCAGCCGATTACATCATCGATCTTGGGCCGGAAGGCGGTCCCGGCGGCGGCCGCATCGTTGCCACGGGAACGCCGGAAGAGGTTGCAAAGGCAAAAAATTCCCATACCGGCCGGTTTTTGCGAGAGCTGCTGTAA
- a CDS encoding long-chain fatty acid--CoA ligase, whose amino-acid sequence MLRWIDRRWGRRCEKGTPVFVSSYSNPINKSKDAIMNHKEAYLSKPWLKSYPEEVPAQIDIPEISVPGLFDEIVEKYGNRPALIFYGKRINYRELKERVDRMATALADLGIRKGDTVALHLLNSPQYVISYFASLRLGAKVTPISPVYTSIEVKHQLEDSEAKIVICQDILFENVDKAGFSAERVILTSINEYLPALKKIFAGGNRNASGKSGLSIETLKKRGIKSFQDLLKKYPPEPPAVAIDPWKDLAALPYTGGTTGLPKAAMLTHRNIVALQAQTRAFWPIFEEGKEVIMAFLPLFHIYGQVVVMIAGLASGATLVLFTTPDIDEILSAMERYQASAFYGVPTLFEYLKEYEKTNRVNWKRLKLIVCGADTLHESTIDGWEKRTGSQILEGYGMTETTSASHSSPMNRYKKGSFGVPLPNVGAAIIAPEGTEFLPVGEVGEMILSGPNIMQGYWKRPESTQEIMFEMDGVAWLRTGDLVSMDAEGYFHFFDRKRDLIKYKGYSVFARHVEEVLYQHPRIKAAGVVGVPDPAFGNLIKAYVVLESEARGKISEEEIVDFCRERLAHYKVPKIVEFRGELPKTDVGKVSRRELREENEEC is encoded by the coding sequence ATGCTTCGCTGGATTGACCGGCGCTGGGGAAGGCGCTGCGAGAAAGGAACGCCCGTCTTCGTCAGCAGCTACTCTAACCCCATCAACAAATCAAAGGATGCAATTATGAACCATAAAGAGGCATATCTTTCCAAACCGTGGTTGAAGAGCTATCCGGAAGAAGTTCCTGCCCAAATTGACATTCCCGAGATCTCCGTACCGGGTCTCTTCGATGAGATCGTTGAAAAATACGGAAACCGCCCGGCTTTGATCTTTTACGGTAAAAGGATAAACTACCGCGAGCTCAAGGAACGGGTGGACCGGATGGCCACCGCCCTGGCTGATCTGGGGATCCGCAAGGGAGACACCGTGGCCCTGCATCTTTTGAACAGCCCTCAATACGTCATTTCCTATTTCGCCTCGCTGAGGCTGGGCGCCAAGGTAACGCCGATCAGCCCGGTCTATACGAGCATCGAGGTGAAACACCAGCTCGAGGACAGCGAGGCGAAAATCGTCATCTGCCAGGATATCCTCTTCGAAAACGTTGACAAGGCAGGCTTCAGTGCGGAACGGGTTATTTTGACCAGCATTAACGAGTATCTTCCCGCCTTGAAAAAAATCTTCGCCGGCGGCAACCGGAACGCTTCCGGTAAATCCGGCCTTTCAATAGAAACGCTCAAAAAAAGGGGCATTAAATCCTTTCAGGACCTGTTGAAAAAATATCCCCCCGAGCCGCCGGCCGTCGCGATTGACCCCTGGAAGGACCTTGCCGCACTGCCCTACACGGGGGGCACCACCGGCCTTCCGAAGGCGGCCATGCTGACTCACCGGAACATCGTCGCGCTGCAGGCACAGACCCGGGCCTTCTGGCCGATCTTTGAAGAGGGAAAAGAGGTGATCATGGCCTTTTTGCCGCTGTTCCACATATACGGGCAGGTGGTTGTAATGATTGCGGGACTGGCCTCCGGGGCAACCCTTGTGCTCTTCACCACCCCCGATATCGATGAAATCCTCTCGGCAATGGAACGTTATCAGGCCTCCGCATTCTACGGGGTGCCCACCCTGTTTGAATATCTGAAGGAGTATGAAAAAACCAACCGGGTTAACTGGAAACGCCTGAAACTGATTGTCTGCGGGGCCGATACGCTGCACGAATCAACGATCGACGGCTGGGAAAAAAGGACCGGATCGCAGATCCTCGAGGGGTACGGAATGACGGAAACCACTTCCGCCAGCCACAGTTCGCCGATGAACCGCTACAAGAAGGGCTCGTTCGGGGTGCCCCTGCCGAATGTCGGGGCGGCAATCATCGCTCCGGAGGGAACTGAATTTCTCCCCGTCGGCGAAGTCGGCGAGATGATTTTATCCGGGCCCAACATCATGCAGGGTTATTGGAAAAGACCGGAGAGCACGCAGGAGATCATGTTCGAAATGGACGGGGTCGCCTGGCTGCGCACCGGGGATCTGGTCAGCATGGATGCAGAGGGATATTTTCATTTCTTCGACCGCAAGCGGGATCTGATAAAATATAAAGGGTATTCCGTCTTCGCCCGGCATGTGGAGGAAGTCCTCTATCAACATCCCCGGATAAAGGCCGCGGGAGTGGTCGGCGTTCCTGATCCCGCGTTCGGAAACCTGATCAAGGCCTATGTGGTTCTCGAAAGCGAGGCCCGGGGCAAGATTTCGGAGGAGGAGATCGTAGATTTTTGTCGTGAGCGGCTGGCCCATTACAAGGTGCCGAAGATCGTCGAGTTCCGGGGCGAGTTGCCGAAAACCGATGTCGGCAAGGTCTCGCGGCGGGAGTTGCGAGAGGAAAACGAGGAGTGCTGA
- a CDS encoding ABC transporter ATP-binding protein, producing the protein MLLEVSHLSVRYDKAVLVNDVSLFVEKGELVALVGPNGAGKSTTLRAISGLVAWEREIKRRSTEGDISIEGTIAFKSEYIDQIPAYAIVQRGLVLCPERRRPFREMSVLENLKAGSYLQKDKKKIHDILQKVYDLFPVLEKRAAQISGTLSGGEQQMLAIGRAFMSDPELLCIDEPSTGLAPLIRQEVFEKISEINRMGITVLLVEQEVSAVFKMSTRNYVLSSGKIIAQGTAEELLQNEVLRKSYLGL; encoded by the coding sequence ATGCTCCTCGAAGTCTCCCATTTAAGCGTGCGGTACGACAAGGCCGTTTTGGTAAATGATGTCAGCCTTTTTGTGGAAAAAGGGGAACTGGTTGCCTTGGTCGGGCCCAACGGCGCAGGGAAATCCACGACGCTTCGGGCGATCAGCGGTCTGGTTGCCTGGGAAAGGGAGATCAAGCGCCGTTCGACCGAGGGAGACATCTCCATAGAAGGGACAATCGCTTTCAAAAGCGAATACATCGATCAAATTCCCGCCTACGCCATAGTTCAGCGGGGGCTTGTTCTGTGCCCCGAAAGGAGACGTCCCTTTCGGGAAATGAGCGTGCTCGAAAATTTAAAAGCGGGCTCGTATCTCCAGAAAGACAAGAAAAAAATTCATGATATCCTGCAAAAAGTTTATGATCTCTTTCCGGTTCTCGAGAAACGCGCGGCGCAGATTTCCGGAACCCTTTCCGGCGGCGAACAGCAGATGCTGGCTATTGGCCGGGCCTTCATGTCTGACCCGGAACTCCTCTGCATTGACGAACCATCCACCGGTCTGGCGCCGCTGATCCGTCAGGAGGTTTTTGAAAAAATATCCGAAATCAACCGCATGGGGATAACTGTCCTGCTGGTGGAGCAGGAGGTGAGCGCCGTCTTCAAAATGTCCACCCGCAATTACGTGCTTTCCTCGGGGAAAATCATTGCGCAGGGAACCGCGGAGGAGCTGCTCCAGAACGAAGTCCTGCGCAAGAGTTATCTGGGGCTGTAG
- a CDS encoding branched-chain amino acid ABC transporter permease, whose amino-acid sequence MNIIITGLITGSMLALLSIGFSLIFGVARIVNIAHTAFYMIAGYGIYFLCVRLGLSPVPGMLISVCAVTLLGLLVYTFLIDKIREHEAAVLIATIALAMIFQEAMMLIFTGDYLTVSPLVKGYFSLFGVKVFNQQVLSFVVALLLMFILWLLLMKTRLGLAIRSIAEDREVANLMGMNDSLLAMITMGISVALAGFTGAVIAPLMVLSPYMWMEPLIMMMAVVVLGGLGSIKGSFIASYILGFTEALVVFLIPKGAFLKGSVALIIMILVLLLRPEGLFGVSFEEER is encoded by the coding sequence ATGAATATTATCATCACCGGTCTTATCACTGGCAGCATGCTGGCTTTGCTCTCTATAGGCTTTTCTCTGATCTTCGGCGTTGCCCGCATCGTCAACATCGCCCACACGGCCTTTTACATGATCGCCGGTTACGGCATCTATTTTTTGTGCGTCCGCCTCGGCCTCAGCCCCGTGCCGGGCATGCTGATTTCCGTTTGTGCCGTCACCCTGCTGGGCTTGCTGGTTTACACATTCCTGATAGACAAAATCCGCGAGCACGAAGCCGCGGTGCTGATCGCCACCATCGCCCTGGCAATGATCTTTCAGGAGGCGATGATGCTGATCTTCACAGGGGATTATCTTACCGTATCGCCCCTCGTTAAGGGCTACTTTTCCCTGTTCGGGGTCAAAGTCTTCAACCAGCAGGTGCTGAGTTTCGTCGTGGCTTTGCTGCTGATGTTTATTCTCTGGCTGCTTTTGATGAAGACCCGGCTTGGTCTCGCAATCCGTTCCATTGCCGAGGACCGGGAGGTCGCCAATCTGATGGGGATGAACGACAGCCTGCTTGCCATGATCACGATGGGCATTTCGGTTGCGCTTGCCGGCTTTACCGGAGCGGTCATCGCCCCCCTGATGGTGCTTAGCCCCTACATGTGGATGGAACCCCTGATCATGATGATGGCAGTGGTCGTCCTGGGAGGATTGGGCAGCATCAAGGGAAGCTTTATCGCCTCGTATATTCTCGGGTTTACCGAGGCCCTGGTGGTCTTCCTGATCCCCAAAGGCGCGTTTCTGAAAGGGTCGGTCGCCTTGATTATCATGATCCTGGTGCTGCTGCTGCGGCCGGAAGGACTGTTCGGCGTTTCTTTTGAGGAAGAAAGGTAG